A genomic region of Populus nigra chromosome 11, ddPopNigr1.1, whole genome shotgun sequence contains the following coding sequences:
- the LOC133668025 gene encoding vesicle-associated protein 4-2-like yields the protein MPFWQTSTGTGNGNATSSSTNTTTSSSSTSSSSMSSNNSNGNNGCQQNQSNQLGETRSSLYYSTNAMSFVTKSLLPTRRRLRLDPPNKLFFPYEPGKQVRSAIGIKNTSKSHVAFKFQTTAPKSCYMRPPGAILAPGDSLIATVFKFVEPPENNERLLDQKSRVKFKIMSLKVKGEMEYVPEMFDEQKDQVAVEQILRVVFLDPECPSPALEKLKRQLAEAEAELEARKKPPEDAGPRVVGEGLVIDEWKERRERYLARQQVEVDSV from the exons ATGCCTTTTTGGCAAACAAGCACTGGCACTGGCAATGGCAATGCCACTTCTTCTTCAACTAACACcaccacttcttcttcttcaacatctTCAAGTTCCATGAGCAGTAATAACAGTAATGGCAACAATGGTTGTCAGCAGAACCAAAGTAACCAGCTCGGAGAGACAAGATCAAGTCTTTATTATTCAACAAATGCAATGTCTTTTGTTACCAAGTCTTTGTTGCCTACTAGAAGAAGACTCAGGCTTGACCCTCCTAACAAGCTCTTCTTCCCTT ATGAACCAGGAAAACAGGTTAGGAGTGCCATTGGCATAAAAAACACTAGCAAGTCTCATGTAGCTTTCAAG TTCCAAACAACTGCACCAAAGAGCTGTTACATGCGTCCTCCCGGGGCTATACTTGCACCTGGTGATAGTCTTATTGCAACTG TATTCAAGTTTGTGGAGCCTCCAGAGAACAATGAGAGACTACTGGATCAGAAGAGCAGGGTAAAGTTCAAGATCATGAGCTTGAAAGTGAAAGGAGAAATGGAATATGTTCCTGAGATG TTTGATGAGCAGAAGGATCAAGTAGCAGTTGAGCAAATTTTACGAGTTGTTTTTCTTGATCCAGAATGCCCTAGCCCT GCACTGGAAAAGCTTAAAAGACAACTGGCTGAGGCTGAAGCTGAGCTCGAAGCACGCAAGAAGCCTCCAGAAGATGCAGGCCCCCGAGTTGTTGGCGAAGGACTTGTTATAGATGAGTGG AAAGAGCGGAGGGAAAGATACCTGGCACGCCAGCAGGTTGAAGTTGATTCTGTGTGA